Proteins encoded within one genomic window of Helicobacter sp. 'house sparrow 1':
- a CDS encoding DUF4006 family protein, translated as MNRLFGLNGLLGLLIAVALVIGIVIVLGYIGVNIQQREANNYYSLDIGAIEMKDAKNSQHYKLTKE; from the coding sequence ATGAATAGATTATTTGGATTAAATGGATTGCTTGGACTTTTGATTGCAGTAGCTTTGGTTATAGGAATTGTGATTGTTCTTGGATATATTGGAGTGAATATTCAACAAAGAGAGGCTAATAATTATTATAGCCTTGATATTGGTGCTATTGAGATGAAAGATGCTAAAAATTCTCAGCATTACAAATTAACCAAGGAGTAA
- a CDS encoding type IV pilus twitching motility protein PilT: MQDLLTQCNDFLKDGVSDIYIHTNQNLIYKLQGKLLEGQFISKETIENFIQTHLSCFQKEAFYQGKEQDLGIKHKQYFIRMHLFLSQNNPALILRLLPQKIIDVLHYQEFLGFKNLLDQKGLILITGATGSGKTTTANALLHYINTNFSRHIVCVEDPIEFMHNNQKSCFTYREVGKDTESFQSGIISAMRQDPDVIFVGELREKEAILSALLASKTGHLVIATIHGKDSTSALMRFLNTSNEKSDEIAESLLAIVAQQKLENQKFIFEVLLANHAVKTLIKEQKFHQIQNQIFLSQVDGMVSFQKSLELSNKREL; encoded by the coding sequence ATGCAAGATTTATTAACCCAGTGTAATGACTTTCTAAAAGATGGGGTTAGCGACATCTATATCCACACAAATCAAAATTTGATATATAAGCTACAAGGAAAGCTGTTAGAGGGGCAATTTATCAGCAAGGAAACAATTGAGAATTTTATACAAACTCATCTTTCTTGTTTTCAAAAAGAAGCTTTTTATCAAGGAAAAGAGCAGGACCTTGGTATCAAACATAAGCAATATTTTATTAGGATGCACCTATTTTTATCACAAAACAATCCCGCATTGATTTTGCGCTTACTCCCCCAAAAAATTATTGATGTTTTACATTATCAGGAGTTTTTAGGTTTTAAGAATCTCTTAGATCAAAAAGGTCTAATTCTAATTACTGGAGCTACAGGGAGTGGAAAAACAACAACTGCAAATGCATTGCTTCATTATATCAATACTAATTTTTCTAGACATATAGTTTGTGTTGAAGATCCAATAGAATTTATGCACAATAATCAAAAAAGTTGTTTTACTTATAGAGAAGTAGGAAAGGATACAGAAAGTTTTCAGAGTGGAATTATTAGTGCAATGAGACAAGATCCAGATGTAATTTTTGTAGGAGAATTAAGAGAGAAAGAAGCAATTCTTTCTGCCCTCCTTGCTTCTAAGACAGGGCATCTTGTGATTGCTACAATTCATGGTAAGGACAGCACAAGCGCATTGATGAGGTTTTTAAATACTAGTAATGAGAAATCAGATGAGATTGCAGAGAGTTTATTGGCTATCGTTGCTCAGCAAAAACTAGAAAATCAAAAATTTATTTTTGAAGTATTATTAGCCAATCATGCAGTTAAAACTTTAATAAAAGAGCAAAAATTTCATCAAATCCAAAATCAAATTTTTTTATCTCAAGTAGATGGTATGGTAAGCTTTCAAAAAAGTTTGGAATTGTCTAATAAGAGGGAGTTGTAG
- a CDS encoding DUF302 domain-containing protein, protein MKKFLFFFGSLLFLFARNQEPYLITKESKGDFNAVLERAIRVLDSNPNIKIFTIIDHAKAAIERDKVMQPSVVIVFGNPTVGTDFMNKYPKFAIQLPLKMLISQEKDKVFVSCINPIWMAQDQKIPIDEDFIQNTKKFLKSLIQEITLEQ, encoded by the coding sequence ATGAAGAAATTTTTATTCTTTTTTGGTTCATTGTTGTTTCTTTTTGCACGAAACCAAGAACCTTACTTAATTACAAAGGAGAGCAAAGGGGATTTTAATGCGGTTTTGGAGAGGGCAATTAGAGTGTTAGATTCTAATCCTAATATCAAAATTTTTACTATTATTGATCACGCAAAAGCTGCAATAGAGCGAGATAAGGTGATGCAACCTTCTGTGGTGATTGTTTTTGGAAATCCAACAGTTGGCACGGATTTTATGAATAAGTATCCAAAATTTGCAATTCAGTTGCCTCTAAAAATGTTAATTTCTCAAGAAAAAGATAAGGTTTTTGTATCTTGCATCAATCCTATTTGGATGGCACAAGATCAAAAGATACCAATAGATGAGGATTTTATACAAAACACCAAAAAGTTTCTTAAATCTTTAATTCAAGAAATTACATTAGAGCAGTAA
- a CDS encoding outer membrane beta-barrel protein, with translation MKKNILIILLLISIPISQIYAQSKPDQYSKNGYILGFELSGGFGKGNGSTREMILATPGSDFTISLFDFKPIQFDGKIFFGYQHFFGESQKVGFDIKGIFGAGYLHMLRKNNANILYPANIVAEGDSKITLITDYIPLTFGVETNLLFNIFEKNKHAFGFNVGGGYSFVYAINSLIKIPNMEEYSPVFPQIYNSFFKQFSNKNISYSLLYPKVGFYYFFDKHQISWGFSFNKVFGKSKNNNSFFDTRGEGKKNMSIETKLDYFYSFNVSYAYRF, from the coding sequence ATGAAAAAAAATATTTTAATAATCCTCTTACTAATTTCTATACCAATCTCTCAAATATATGCACAATCAAAACCAGATCAATATTCTAAAAATGGTTATATTTTGGGATTTGAGCTAAGTGGTGGGTTTGGAAAAGGAAATGGCTCTACAAGAGAGATGATTCTAGCAACTCCAGGTTCTGATTTTACAATCTCACTCTTTGATTTTAAGCCAATCCAATTTGATGGAAAAATCTTTTTTGGCTATCAGCATTTTTTTGGAGAATCTCAGAAAGTAGGTTTTGATATCAAGGGGATTTTTGGAGCAGGATATCTTCACATGCTTAGAAAAAATAATGCAAATATCCTTTACCCAGCCAATATAGTAGCAGAGGGTGATAGTAAAATAACTCTTATTACAGACTACATTCCCCTAACTTTTGGGGTAGAAACCAACCTTTTATTCAATATTTTTGAAAAAAATAAGCACGCTTTTGGATTCAATGTTGGGGGTGGCTATAGTTTTGTTTATGCAATCAACTCACTCATTAAGATTCCCAATATGGAAGAATATTCACCAGTCTTTCCTCAAATATACAATTCTTTTTTTAAGCAATTCTCCAATAAAAATATATCTTATTCTCTACTTTATCCAAAAGTTGGTTTTTATTATTTTTTTGATAAGCATCAAATCAGCTGGGGCTTTAGTTTTAATAAAGTCTTTGGAAAATCAAAGAACAATAACTCCTTCTTTGATACTAGAGGAGAAGGGAAAAAAAATATGAGTATAGAAACAAAGCTTGATTACTTTTATAGCTTTAATGTTAGTTATGCTTATAGATTCTAA
- a CDS encoding glycosyltransferase family 4 protein, giving the protein MSKNLIFVIFLASYFISLCCIFLAKRAQIGVDSIHSNSPQKMHLKNTSRIGGLSIFITFVLGYFIFFYQEDIIFTIIGLCFVFMGGFLEDLKGTMKPIKRLLIQSVGVMVMLLDNLGIIYNLEPLIVLPWTMAIVFSIFGIVGVCNALNIIDGLNGLASGVAMIVLGAIAFVSRDINGFVFIFCILAIAGTLGFFILNFPFGRIFLGDGGAYFLGALIGILLAILSNNGISAWFGLSVMIYPVWEVLYSIFRRKLDGKKAMQPDSLHLHSLVFKILKNNALSGFVILFGYGIYVICVLSLAKTANDFIIASLCFILFYSIIYKSLRLYLSKR; this is encoded by the coding sequence GTGTCAAAAAATCTTATTTTTGTTATTTTTTTAGCTTCATATTTTATTTCTCTGTGTTGCATCTTTCTTGCTAAAAGGGCACAAATTGGAGTGGATTCTATTCATAGTAATTCACCTCAAAAAATGCATTTGAAGAATACCTCAAGAATAGGCGGTCTGAGTATTTTTATTACTTTTGTGTTGGGTTATTTTATATTTTTTTATCAAGAGGATATTATCTTTACAATTATTGGTCTTTGTTTTGTTTTTATGGGGGGATTTCTTGAAGATTTGAAGGGGACTATGAAACCTATCAAACGCCTTTTGATTCAAAGTGTTGGAGTTATGGTAATGCTTCTTGATAATCTTGGGATCATTTATAATCTTGAACCTTTAATTGTATTGCCTTGGACTATGGCTATTGTTTTTAGTATTTTTGGCATTGTTGGAGTTTGTAATGCGTTAAATATTATTGATGGTTTAAATGGTTTGGCAAGTGGTGTTGCTATGATTGTTTTGGGTGCTATTGCATTTGTAAGCAGGGATATTAATGGTTTTGTTTTTATATTTTGTATTTTAGCAATTGCAGGAACTCTTGGATTTTTTATTCTAAATTTCCCTTTTGGTAGGATTTTTTTGGGAGATGGAGGGGCATATTTTTTGGGCGCATTAATTGGAATTTTATTGGCTATATTGAGTAATAATGGGATTAGTGCTTGGTTTGGTTTGAGTGTGATGATTTATCCAGTATGGGAAGTTTTGTATTCAATTTTTCGAAGAAAATTAGATGGAAAAAAAGCAATGCAACCAGATAGCTTGCATTTACACTCTTTGGTGTTTAAAATTTTGAAAAATAATGCATTGAGTGGATTTGTTATTCTTTTTGGGTATGGAATCTATGTTATTTGTGTATTAAGTCTTGCAAAGACTGCAAATGATTTTATTATTGCTTCTTTATGCTTTATTTTGTTTTATAGCATCATATATAAAAGCTTAAGATTGTATTTATCAAAAAGGTGA
- the lon gene encoding endopeptidase La, translating into MQLVNQKNFPATIPIIIEEEGFMYPFMIAPIFISDSANIKAINKAIENKELIFVGCAKNNKQPNKDIHGFYDVGVIGSIMRKVNLPDGKVKILFQGIAKGRILSLENKDPLEGTVDVIIYKDFDQEKISAIMAVLREKVRHLANISQFFPPDILKTIDENEEPNRIVDLIASVLRLKKDQSYLLFASDDTEKRLLMLIDFVIEETQTQKLQKEIKNKVHTKMEQTNKEYFLREQLKQIQKELGLDKQRDEEIENYKKKLESIKAFVYEDCYKEIKKQIDRLSKMHQESSEANVIQSYIEWMLEIPFGKFAKKKLVIANVEKQLNQDHFSLLKPKERIVEFFAVKELLAKREQKENKNIGTILCFFGPPGVGKTSLANSIAKAIGRPLVRIALGGLEDVNELRGHRRTYLGAMPGRIVQGLIEAKEMNPVVVLDEIDKVGRSMRGDPTSALLEILDPEQNTNFRDYYANFNIDLSQVVFIATANDISNIPAPLRDRMEFIEVSSYTPQEKEQIAKKYLIPQELKKHGLKTNEVQISDEVITLMIEKYTREAGVRNLRRQIATLARKSAKEILKGEVKKVFISPNNLSNYLDKIVFEIEKSDSENKVGVVNGLAWTSVGGDVLKIEAIKIKGKGGLKLTGSLGEVMKESAHIAFSVIKVLIDEKFFNTKKEKKKEKNQEQIYNLYDIHLHVPEGATPKDGPSAGIAMASVIASILTNTKICSKVAMTGELTLTGNVLPIGGLKEKLIAAHKAGMQKVLIPQKNYERDLEDIPTEVQEDLEIVSVSDIKEVLEHTLVRD; encoded by the coding sequence ATGCAACTTGTTAATCAAAAAAATTTTCCAGCAACCATTCCTATTATCATAGAAGAAGAAGGATTTATGTATCCTTTTATGATTGCACCTATTTTTATCAGTGATAGCGCAAATATTAAGGCCATAAACAAAGCTATTGAAAACAAGGAGTTGATTTTTGTAGGTTGTGCAAAGAACAACAAGCAACCCAATAAAGATATTCATGGGTTTTATGATGTAGGTGTAATTGGAAGCATTATGAGAAAAGTAAATCTTCCTGATGGAAAAGTAAAAATACTATTCCAAGGGATTGCAAAAGGAAGAATACTTTCTTTAGAAAATAAAGATCCCTTAGAAGGAACTGTGGATGTAATTATTTATAAAGATTTTGATCAAGAAAAAATTTCTGCAATCATGGCGGTATTAAGAGAAAAAGTACGTCATCTTGCAAATATCAGTCAGTTTTTTCCTCCAGATATCCTCAAAACCATTGATGAAAATGAAGAGCCCAATCGCATTGTGGATCTAATTGCATCTGTCCTAAGACTCAAAAAAGATCAGTCTTATCTTCTTTTTGCAAGTGATGACACAGAAAAAAGACTCTTGATGTTAATAGATTTTGTGATTGAAGAAACACAAACTCAAAAACTACAAAAAGAAATAAAAAACAAGGTCCATACAAAGATGGAGCAAACCAATAAAGAGTATTTTTTACGAGAACAGCTTAAGCAGATTCAAAAAGAACTGGGATTAGATAAACAAAGAGATGAGGAAATTGAAAATTACAAGAAAAAGTTAGAATCCATCAAAGCCTTTGTTTATGAAGATTGCTACAAGGAGATTAAAAAACAAATTGATCGACTTAGCAAGATGCATCAGGAAAGTTCTGAGGCCAATGTAATACAAAGCTATATTGAATGGATGCTTGAGATTCCCTTTGGTAAATTTGCAAAGAAGAAATTAGTCATTGCTAATGTAGAAAAACAACTCAATCAAGATCATTTTTCTCTTCTCAAGCCAAAAGAGAGAATCGTGGAATTCTTTGCGGTTAAAGAACTCTTAGCCAAAAGAGAACAAAAAGAAAATAAAAATATTGGCACTATCCTTTGCTTTTTTGGACCTCCAGGTGTAGGTAAAACAAGTCTTGCAAACTCCATTGCTAAGGCTATTGGAAGACCTCTTGTAAGAATTGCCTTGGGGGGACTAGAAGATGTTAATGAACTTAGAGGACATAGACGCACTTATTTGGGAGCCATGCCTGGAAGAATTGTTCAAGGATTGATTGAGGCAAAGGAAATGAATCCTGTAGTAGTGCTTGATGAAATTGATAAAGTTGGGCGTAGTATGCGAGGCGATCCTACAAGCGCTCTGCTTGAAATTCTAGACCCTGAACAAAATACAAACTTTAGGGATTATTATGCAAATTTTAATATTGATCTCTCCCAAGTTGTTTTCATTGCAACAGCAAATGATATTTCAAATATTCCAGCACCCCTTAGAGATAGAATGGAATTCATTGAAGTTTCAAGTTACACTCCTCAAGAAAAGGAGCAGATTGCAAAAAAATATTTAATTCCTCAAGAACTCAAAAAACATGGATTAAAGACTAATGAGGTACAAATTAGTGATGAAGTTATCACATTAATGATAGAAAAATATACTAGAGAAGCTGGGGTAAGAAATCTGCGTAGGCAAATAGCAACTCTTGCAAGAAAATCTGCAAAAGAAATACTAAAAGGCGAAGTTAAAAAAGTTTTCATCTCTCCAAATAACCTATCTAATTACCTTGATAAAATTGTATTTGAAATTGAAAAAAGTGATAGTGAAAATAAAGTTGGTGTTGTTAATGGACTTGCTTGGACAAGTGTGGGTGGAGATGTATTAAAAATTGAAGCAATTAAAATCAAGGGTAAAGGTGGATTAAAACTTACAGGAAGTTTAGGCGAAGTAATGAAAGAATCTGCGCATATTGCTTTTTCTGTTATCAAGGTTTTAATTGATGAGAAATTTTTCAATACCAAAAAAGAGAAAAAGAAAGAAAAAAATCAAGAACAGATTTATAATCTTTATGATATTCATCTTCATGTTCCAGAGGGAGCTACTCCAAAGGATGGGCCAAGTGCAGGTATTGCAATGGCTAGTGTCATTGCCTCAATTTTAACCAATACAAAAATTTGTTCAAAAGTTGCAATGACTGGTGAACTTACACTTACAGGAAATGTTTTACCTATTGGTGGATTAAAAGAAAAATTAATTGCTGCTCATAAAGCGGGGATGCAAAAAGTACTAATTCCCCAAAAAAATTATGAAAGGGATCTTGAGGATATACCAACTGAAGTTCAAGAAGATCTAGAAATTGTTAGTGTAAGCGATATTAAGGAAGTTTTAGAACATACTTTGGTGAGAGATTAG
- a CDS encoding outer membrane protein assembly factor BamD, which produces MLFFGCSSKDKGEFNKPASYWYQEILKEIKVGSLENADNFFSSLQSEHINSPLLPDAMLILGQAHIYAKEFILADYYFDEYLKRYGTQDILDYIAFLKVKTHYLAFINYSKDQEFLENSISETEDFLIKFPKSRYYELAKTIQMRLILGQNELNKAIANVYSKQKKQDAKELYLNRVDSTLETEAKPTPSHVPWYVKIFNW; this is translated from the coding sequence ATGCTCTTTTTTGGCTGTTCCTCCAAAGACAAGGGTGAATTTAATAAGCCTGCCTCTTACTGGTATCAAGAGATATTGAAAGAGATAAAGGTAGGAAGTTTAGAAAATGCAGATAATTTTTTCTCTTCTTTGCAAAGTGAGCATATTAATTCTCCCCTACTTCCTGATGCAATGCTTATACTTGGTCAAGCCCATATTTATGCAAAAGAATTTATATTAGCAGATTATTACTTTGATGAATATCTAAAGAGATATGGAACACAGGATATATTGGACTATATCGCTTTTTTAAAGGTTAAAACACACTATCTTGCCTTTATAAATTACAGCAAGGACCAAGAATTTTTAGAAAACTCGATATCAGAAACCGAAGATTTTCTTATTAAATTCCCAAAAAGTCGCTACTATGAGTTGGCAAAAACAATCCAAATGAGACTTATTCTTGGACAAAATGAACTTAATAAAGCAATAGCAAATGTGTATTCTAAGCAAAAGAAACAAGATGCTAAAGAGCTTTATCTCAATCGTGTTGATTCCACGCTAGAAACAGAGGCAAAACCAACTCCATCTCATGTCCCTTGGTATGTAAAAATCTTTAATTGGTAG